In Rhizobium oryzihabitans, one DNA window encodes the following:
- a CDS encoding ABC transporter substrate-binding protein, translated as MKFKAITGAALCATMLTFSGQAFADAELKVFVSSQHQPDVWRKALDQYEAKTPGVKVVIETGGNTSEMQAQYLNTVMSAKDSSLDVLMLDVIRPAQFATAGWTSDFSGKDMSAYLPTYAEANTVDGKIVALPAFADSMFLYYRKDLLDKYGIQPPTTWDELKEASKKVMEGEKNPELQGLSFQGKAIEGAVCTFLLPYWSEGKSLVENGKLNFDNQAAVDSLKLWKSFVDEGISKKNISEVATDDTRKEFQAGKVLFAVNWSYAWTHFQGKESQVNDKVGVARLPAVKGGEQTTCLGGWEFGVSAYSKQQDEAKKLVEYLSSQDVSKFMAINATLLPTYASLYKDADVTKAIPWFADALPVVETAKARPVTPRYNEVSETIRTTVNGVLAGVMTPEDGAKQMESRLRRVLR; from the coding sequence ATGAAATTTAAAGCCATCACGGGAGCAGCGCTCTGCGCGACCATGCTCACCTTTTCGGGACAGGCCTTCGCCGACGCCGAACTCAAAGTCTTCGTTTCCAGCCAGCACCAGCCCGATGTCTGGCGCAAGGCGCTCGATCAATATGAGGCGAAGACGCCCGGCGTGAAAGTGGTGATCGAGACCGGCGGCAATACGTCCGAAATGCAGGCGCAATATCTCAACACCGTGATGTCGGCCAAGGATTCCAGCCTCGACGTGCTGATGCTCGACGTCATCCGCCCGGCGCAATTCGCCACTGCCGGCTGGACCAGCGACTTCTCCGGCAAGGACATGTCGGCCTATCTGCCGACCTATGCCGAAGCCAACACCGTGGACGGCAAGATCGTGGCATTGCCGGCCTTCGCCGATTCCATGTTCCTTTATTACCGCAAGGATCTGCTGGACAAATACGGCATCCAGCCGCCGACCACCTGGGACGAGCTGAAGGAAGCCTCCAAGAAAGTGATGGAAGGCGAAAAGAACCCTGAACTTCAAGGTCTCTCCTTCCAGGGCAAGGCAATCGAAGGCGCCGTCTGCACCTTCCTGCTACCCTACTGGAGCGAAGGCAAGTCGCTGGTCGAAAATGGCAAGCTGAACTTCGACAATCAGGCGGCCGTGGATTCGCTGAAGCTCTGGAAGAGCTTCGTCGACGAAGGCATTTCCAAGAAGAATATTTCCGAAGTCGCGACCGACGACACCCGCAAGGAATTCCAGGCGGGCAAGGTTCTCTTCGCCGTCAACTGGTCTTACGCTTGGACCCATTTCCAGGGCAAGGAATCGCAGGTCAACGACAAGGTCGGCGTCGCCCGCCTGCCGGCCGTCAAGGGCGGTGAGCAGACGACCTGCCTCGGCGGCTGGGAATTCGGCGTGTCCGCCTATTCCAAGCAGCAGGATGAAGCAAAGAAGCTGGTGGAATATCTCTCCAGTCAGGATGTGTCGAAATTCATGGCCATCAACGCCACGCTGCTGCCCACCTATGCCTCGCTCTACAAGGATGCCGATGTCACCAAGGCGATCCCGTGGTTTGCGGATGCCCTTCCCGTCGTTGAAACGGCAAAGGCCCGCCCCGTCACGCCGCGTTACAACGAGGTCAGCGAAACCATCCGCACCACCGTCAACGGCGTGCTTGCGGGTGTGATGACGCCGGAGGACGGCGCAAAGCAGATGGAAAGCCGTCTGCGGCGCGTGCTGCGCTAA
- a CDS encoding carbohydrate ABC transporter permease: MVRVDEKKLPRWTRWLDLGDRSLAVLLLAPAAILLSLIIVYPVARLVYTSFFSLSLTSGLPAEFIGFENYTAMLDDPIFWETTWNTVLITLITVPGALFMGLGLALLANLPFSMQWPMRLSLLIPWALPLSFAGLIFAWFFHYEYGVVNDVLNRLGFEGIIWFNSPNWAFAAICLTIIWKTSSFMALMILAGLQTIPRSLYEAADVDGAGKLRQFFEITLPLLKPSIVVALIFRTITALQTFDIPYMMTGGGPGTSTTTLAMYIHQNTVSFLDLGYGSALAVMMFALSMCVTAVYLRIIRTKD, encoded by the coding sequence ATGGTCAGGGTGGACGAGAAGAAGCTGCCGCGCTGGACGCGGTGGCTCGATCTCGGCGACCGGTCGCTTGCCGTGCTTTTGCTGGCGCCTGCGGCCATTCTTCTCTCGCTCATCATCGTCTATCCGGTAGCGCGGCTCGTTTATACCTCGTTTTTCAGCCTTTCACTGACCTCCGGCCTGCCGGCGGAATTCATCGGCTTTGAAAACTACACGGCAATGCTCGATGACCCGATTTTCTGGGAAACGACCTGGAACACGGTGCTGATAACGCTGATCACCGTGCCGGGCGCGCTGTTCATGGGGCTCGGGCTGGCACTGCTCGCCAACCTGCCCTTTTCCATGCAATGGCCGATGCGCCTGTCGCTGCTCATTCCCTGGGCGCTGCCGCTGTCCTTTGCCGGCCTCATCTTCGCATGGTTCTTCCACTACGAATATGGCGTGGTCAACGACGTGCTGAACCGGCTGGGTTTTGAAGGCATCATCTGGTTCAACTCGCCGAACTGGGCCTTTGCAGCCATCTGCCTGACCATCATCTGGAAGACCTCCTCCTTCATGGCGCTGATGATCCTTGCCGGCCTCCAGACCATTCCACGCTCGCTTTATGAGGCCGCGGATGTGGATGGCGCCGGCAAGCTCAGGCAATTCTTCGAGATCACGCTGCCGCTGCTCAAGCCCTCGATCGTCGTTGCCCTCATCTTCCGCACGATCACGGCGCTGCAGACCTTTGATATTCCGTACATGATGACCGGCGGCGGCCCCGGCACATCCACCACGACGCTTGCCATGTATATTCACCAGAACACCGTTTCCTTCCTCGATCTCGGTTACGGTTCGGCGCTGGCGGTCATGATGTTTGCGCTCTCCATGTGCGTCACCGCCGTTTATCTCCGCATTATCCGGACGAAGGACTGA
- a CDS encoding carbohydrate ABC transporter permease produces MSTVATSSGLSSFFSGKPLRFIAASILLVNGLFPAIWILFTSLKTEAELTVKPITWFPHAPTLANYMQAFSDQPLHLFLFNSFMVALLSTALTILISVLAAYALARLDLKYRALILSLIIAVSTFPLVTLLVPLFEIMRALNLLNSWTALILPYTVLSLPVCTLMLVSFFESIPRDLENAAMIDGCTRIGALFKVVVPLCAPGVFTAGILAFVNAWDEFLLALSFNSNPALRTLPVGIQLYQGEFAFPWPVISAALVVGIVPVAILIVIFQERVVSGLTAGGLKG; encoded by the coding sequence ATGAGCACCGTTGCGACCTCCTCCGGCCTGTCCTCCTTCTTTTCCGGCAAGCCGCTGCGCTTCATTGCGGCCTCCATATTGCTGGTCAATGGGCTGTTTCCGGCAATCTGGATTCTGTTCACCTCGCTGAAAACCGAAGCGGAACTGACGGTCAAACCGATCACATGGTTTCCGCATGCACCGACGCTTGCCAATTACATGCAGGCTTTTTCCGACCAGCCGCTGCATCTGTTTCTCTTCAACAGCTTCATGGTGGCGCTTCTTTCAACCGCACTCACCATCCTGATTTCGGTGCTGGCGGCTTACGCGCTGGCGCGGCTTGACCTCAAATACCGGGCGCTGATCCTCTCGCTCATCATCGCCGTTTCCACATTCCCGCTGGTGACGCTGCTGGTGCCGCTGTTCGAAATCATGCGCGCGCTCAACCTGCTCAATAGCTGGACGGCGCTGATCCTCCCTTACACCGTGCTCTCCCTGCCGGTCTGCACGCTGATGCTGGTGTCATTCTTCGAAAGCATCCCGCGCGATCTGGAAAACGCCGCCATGATCGATGGCTGCACCCGCATCGGCGCGCTGTTCAAGGTGGTGGTGCCGCTCTGCGCACCGGGCGTCTTCACCGCCGGCATTCTTGCCTTCGTGAACGCCTGGGACGAATTCCTGCTGGCGCTTTCCTTCAATTCCAATCCAGCACTGCGCACGCTGCCTGTCGGCATTCAGCTTTATCAGGGCGAGTTCGCTTTCCCCTGGCCCGTCATCTCGGCAGCACTGGTG
- a CDS encoding ABC transporter ATP-binding protein yields the protein MASVSLRKLDKSYGALRIVKGIDLEINDGEFVVFVGPSGCGKSTTLRMVAGLESISGGEVMIGDRVVNKLPPRERDIAMVFQDYALYPHKTVRENMGFSLKVRGVSASQANASIDEAARMLGIEHLLDRRPGQLSGGQRQRVAMGRAIVRRPQVFLFDEPLSNLDAKLRGQVRTEIKRLHQQLGTTIIYVTHDQVEAMTLADRIVILRGGDIEQVGTPDEVYNRPESVFVGGFVGAPAMNFARARVTGDRLAFADGNSLPMAAIRPSREAALDGREVIVGIRPEHFGPAEGFDTQLAVKVQVVEPLGSDTLVHFSLGDAALTARMPPQLRPAPNEELKIGVDPSKVHLFDAATERSIH from the coding sequence ATGGCTTCGGTCAGCCTGCGCAAGCTGGACAAGAGTTACGGTGCCCTGCGCATCGTCAAGGGCATCGACCTTGAAATCAACGATGGTGAATTCGTGGTTTTCGTCGGCCCTTCCGGCTGCGGCAAATCCACGACGCTGCGCATGGTCGCAGGGCTTGAAAGCATCAGCGGCGGCGAGGTCATGATCGGCGACCGCGTCGTCAACAAGCTGCCGCCGCGCGAACGCGACATCGCCATGGTGTTTCAGGACTATGCACTTTATCCGCACAAGACGGTGCGCGAGAACATGGGCTTCAGCCTGAAGGTGCGCGGCGTCAGCGCATCGCAGGCCAATGCCAGCATCGACGAGGCGGCAAGGATGCTCGGTATCGAGCATCTTCTGGACCGCCGCCCCGGCCAGCTTTCCGGCGGCCAGCGCCAGCGCGTGGCCATGGGCCGCGCCATCGTGCGCCGCCCGCAGGTGTTCCTGTTCGACGAACCTCTTTCCAACCTCGACGCCAAGCTGCGCGGCCAGGTGCGCACGGAAATCAAGCGCCTGCACCAGCAGCTCGGCACCACGATCATCTACGTCACCCACGATCAGGTGGAGGCCATGACGCTGGCTGACCGCATCGTCATCCTGCGCGGCGGCGACATCGAGCAGGTCGGCACGCCTGATGAGGTTTATAACCGACCGGAAAGCGTGTTCGTCGGCGGTTTCGTCGGCGCTCCCGCCATGAATTTCGCCCGCGCCAGGGTCACCGGCGACCGGCTTGCCTTTGCCGACGGCAATTCCCTGCCGATGGCGGCCATCCGGCCTTCCCGCGAAGCGGCGCTCGATGGACGGGAGGTCATCGTCGGCATTCGCCCGGAACATTTTGGCCCGGCCGAGGGCTTCGATACGCAGCTTGCCGTCAAGGTGCAGGTGGTGGAGCCGCTCGGCTCCGATACGCTGGTGCATTTCAGCCTTGGCGATGCGGCGCTCACCGCAAGAATGCCGCCGCAGCTCCGACCCGCACCGAACGAGGAGCTGAAGATCGGCGTCGATCCGTCCAAGGTCCATCTTTTCGACGCTGCGACGGAGCGCTCCATTCACTGA